In Candidatus Zixiibacteriota bacterium, the genomic stretch GGCTTTATGCCCGACGGATTTTTGTGTAGGGGCACGGCGCGCCGTGCCCCTACAGGATATAATTTCCTTGCAAATCTAATTTGTTAATTTTATATTCCTTTCCGGAAGGAAGAGGATGGGATCTGGTGGTCCTCGCGGACTTCAAATCCGTCGTCCCTGATCAAAAGTTAGGGTGGTGGGTTCGATTCCCACCCCTTCCGCTAATTTTAGAGTATGAAATCTCTGACTCGGTGAGCGTCGGGTCCCCTGACCCGACGGTAAACTTGCCAAGTCAGGGGACCTGGCGAGCATAAACTAGATGTAAGATGTACGGGTGGATTTCCCTCCCTTGATGGCCGTTAAAAGCTTTACGGCTCGTAGAGGGGAGAGGGAATAATGTAGATACTTCATAGGTTGGGCGCCACTGCCCGACCTTCCCCTAATGGAAGAGATGAGAGGGAATAGATAGGTGGGATATACGAAATACTTCGTCTATAATCCCAAAAATGGACAAAAAGCGAAGTACTTTGCTTGTGAAGTAGTTAGAAGAAATCCACGACAAAGGATTGAAGATGATTAAGACAAACGGATGGAATTGGGATAAAGTAGAATCAGATTTTTGGAAGATTCCGTCTGAGGAGGTTTATTATTATTTATACAGATGGAAAAGGATGAATTTTAATAATTTATTAGATTTAGGATGTGGACTTGGAAGGCATTCAATATTGTTTTCAGAAAATGGTTTTAATGTAACAAGTTATGATTTATCAGAAGAAGGAATAAAAATACTACAAAAAGAAGTCACAGACAAAAAATTACAAATTAAAACGATGATTGGTGATATTAAAGAATTGAATTTAAGAAACCAAGAATTTGACTGTATTTTAGCATTTCACTCAATATATCATGTTGATTCAGAAGATTTCAAAAAAGTATTAAAGGAAATTTATAGAGTATTAAAAACAGATGGAGAAATGTATATTACAATGTTATCAAAATCAGCATACTCAGATACTGCAAAAGAATGCAAAATCATCGATGAAAATGTAAGATTGAAAGAAGAAGAGGATGGAACAATATTACCACATTTTTTTGTTAATTATAAAGATATAAAAAGATTATTGAATAGATTTAAAATTATTAAAATACGACACATAGAAGATTTTTTTGATGGAAAATCTAGTTGGCACTATTTCATACATGCAAAAAGAGAATAAAAGTAATGCCGTGGACTTCATCTAACACAGCATACAAGCTGCGTCGCTCCGCTCCTTGGGTCTCAGGCTTCACCCTCGACCAAATACCTAGCTTCGCTTGGTACTTCTTATATACTGGGAACGTTAGGTGAAATTTAACTTTTATGAGGTAAGAATATGAACCGAGATAATATTGAAATGGATGAAATTCAAGAAATTAGGTGTTA encodes the following:
- a CDS encoding class I SAM-dependent methyltransferase, translated to MIKTNGWNWDKVESDFWKIPSEEVYYYLYRWKRMNFNNLLDLGCGLGRHSILFSENGFNVTSYDLSEEGIKILQKEVTDKKLQIKTMIGDIKELNLRNQEFDCILAFHSIYHVDSEDFKKVLKEIYRVLKTDGEMYITMLSKSAYSDTAKECKIIDENVRLKEEEDGTILPHFFVNYKDIKRLLNRFKIIKIRHIEDFFDGKSSWHYFIHAKRE